AGCAACTCCCCCAACGCCTTGTCCCGCCGGTCCTCGACCTGCCGCTCCCCCCACTGCCCGGTCTCGTGCCCCTCGAACCGCCGGTTGACGAAGTCCCCGAGCCCACCGGCGAGGTGGGCGACCACGTCCTTGACCGTCCACCCGGGACAGGCGGCGACCTCGACCGAGGGATCCCCGTTGGTGACCAGACTGATGATCCGCCGCCGCGCGGCGTCGTACGTGACCGCGTTGCTCATCACCGACCTCCTCCGGCCGACGCTAACCCCGCCCCGGCCCCGGCGCAGTGCGAGCGCTGAGCTCCCACGACTCGATGACGGCGTCGACCGGGCGACCGGTGCCTGGGTCGTCGGTGTCCACGGAGGCGTCCACCACCTCGGCGACGAGCTCACGGACGTCCTGGGCCGGCAGCAAGCGCACCCACGGGAAGACCTCGGGCACGACCGCGGTGATCAACGCCAGGTCAACGACAGGTCGTCGCGGCGTTCGACGCCGGTCAAGTCCAGGCCCGCCACCAGGTCCGCCACCCGCCCGTGCCCCGGCAGCACGGCGTCCGGGTCGATGTCCAGCCACGGCACCAACACGGTGGCCCGCTCGTGCGCCCCCGGATGCGGCAGCAGCAGTTCGGGATCCTCCGACACCACGTCGTCCACCGTCACCACGTCGACGTCCAGCGTGCGCGGACCCCACCGCAACGTCCGAACCCGCCCCGACGCGTTCTCCAGCGCCTGGCCGCGCCGCAGCAAGTCCCAAGGGCCGAAAGAGCCCGACACGATCAGCACCGCGTTCAGGAAGTCGTCCTGGTCCGTCACGCCCCAAGGCGCGGTCTCGTACACCGGGGACACCGCGACCAAGGAATCAGCGAACCCGGCCACCGCCGAACGCAGGTAACCCAACCGGTCGCCCATGTTCGAACCGATGGACAACACAGCCCTAGTCACGGGTGCGCCTCACGGTCACCGACACGTCCGCGAAGGTCAGCGGGATCGGGGCCGACGGCTTGTGGACGGTCACCTCGACCGCCCGCACGCGCAGGTCGGTCATCACCTCGTCGGCGATCTTGCCCGCCACGGTCTCGATCAGGTCGTACGGCTCGCCCGCCACGATCGCCGCCGCCCGCTCGGCGAGCTCGCCGTAGTGCAGCGTCTCGCGCAGGTCGTCGGTGGCCGCCGCGCGGGACAGGTCCAGCCACGCCGTGATGTCGACCAGGAAGTCCTGGCCGTCGCGCTTCTCGTGCTCGAACACACCGTGGAACCCGCGCACGCGCAAGCCGCGCAGCGAAATCCGGTCACCCATGGCCCTGCCTCCACGCCCTGGCCACCGCGACGGCGTCCAGGGACTTGTCCACGTCGTGCACGCGCACGCCCCAGGCGCCAAGGAAAGCAGCCAACGTCGACACGGCAGCGGTCGCGTCCTCGCGACCGTCCGGTTCCCGGCCGCCCAGCAGGGAACCCAGGAAACGCTTGCGGGACGCGCCCACGAGCACCGGGAAGCCCAGCGCGAGCAGCTCGTCCAAGCGGTGCAGCAGTTGCCAGTTGTGGGAAGCGTTCTTGGCGAACCCCAGCCCGGGGTCGAGCACGATGTCGTCCGACGACACGCCCGCCGCCAGCGCCGCGTCCACCCGCGCGCACAGCTCGTCGCGCACGTCACGCACGACGTCGTCGTACACGGCCAGCTGGTCCATCTGCCGCGAGTGCCCACGCCAGTGCATGAGCACATAAGGCACCCGTGCGGACGCCACTACAGACGCCATCGAGGGGTCAGCGAGACCACCGGACACGTCGTTCACGATCGACGCACCCGCCTCCAAGGCAGCCGCAGCGACCTCGGCGCGCATGGTGTCCACGGACACCGGCACCCCGGCCGCCACCAGTTCGCGGATCACGGGAGCGACCCGCGCCGCCTCCACCGAAGGCTCGACACGGGCGGCACCCGGACGGGTGGACTCGCCGCCCACGTCCACGATGTCCGCGCCGCGCTGGTGCATCGCCACCCCGTGCGCCACCGCGTCGGCCAGGTCCAGGTACCGGCCGCCATCGGAGAACGAGTCCGGGGTGACGTTCAGGACGCCCATCACGACGCAGTGCCCCGGTCGAGGCACGCTCACCTGGTACGTCCCTTGATCAGCTCGATGGCCTCGGCGCGCGAGGACGCCGACGTCCGCAGCAGCCCGCGCACGGCGGACGTGGTGGTCCGCGACCCGGGCTTGCGGACGCCGCGCATGCCCATGCACAGGTGCTCGGCTTCCACGACGACGATCACACCACGCGGTTCCAGCCGCCGCACCAGGGCGTCGGCCACCTGCGAGGTCAGGCGCTCCTGCACCTGGGGCCGCTTGGCGTAGAGGTCCACCAGCCGCGCGAGCTTGGACAGGCCGGTGACCCGGCCCTGCTCGTTGGGGATGTACCCGACGTGCGCGACCCCGTGGAAGGGCAGCAGGTGGTGCTCGCAGAAGGAGAACATCGGGATGTCGGTGACCAGGACGAGCTCCTCGTGGCTCTCGTCGAAGGTCTTCGCCAGCACCGAGTCCGGGTCGGTGTAGAGCCCGGCGAACAGCTCCCGGTACGCGCGCGCCACGCGGGCGGGCGTGTCCATGAGGCCCTCGCGGTCCGGGTCCTCGCCGCAGGCCAGCAGCAGTTCCCGCACGGCCGCCTCGGCCCGCTTCTGGTCGAAGGGCCGCCGTGCGAGGCCGGCCCCTCCGTTGACGACGGAGGGGCCGGCCTGGTCGATGTCGGTCACTTGCCCTTGTCCGGGTCCGTCTCGAAGTTCCGCTGGTCGGACGCCTCCGTGGGCTCGGGCTGCCACTGGGGCGACTGCCCGCCCGGCACGGTGGCCGGGGTCCACCCGGGCGGCGCGCCGTAGTTGGGCGGGCCGGAGGACGGGTGCGTCGGCTGCGGCTGGTACGGGTACCCGTTGCTGCCGTGCGGCGGCGTGGGGACCGGGTCCTGAGCGGGCGGCAGTTCCTGGTCGATGGTGTCCTCGATGGCCGGGGGCCATGGCTCGCCGCGCTCCTTGGCCAGCTCGGCGGGGGTCTTGACCGGCGGGATGTTCGACGGCGTGCGGTTGCCGAAGTCGTTGAACTTCGTGATCCGCGGGCGCTTCTCGACGGTGGCGAAGATCCGCTCCAGGTCCTTCTGGTGCAGGGTCTCCTTCTCGATCAGCTCCAGGGTGAGCGCGTCGAGGACGTCCCGGTAGGTGTTGAGCACCTCGTAGGCCTCGGTGTGCGCGGCCTCGATGAGCTCGCGCACCTCCTCGTCGATCTCGTGCGCGACTTCCAGCGAGTAGTCGGCCTGCCGGCCGGCCGTGCGGCCCAGGAACGGTTCGCCCTGCTCCTGGCCGTACTTGACCGCGCCCAGGCGGGCGGACATGCCGTACTCGGTGACCATCGCGCGGGCGATCTTCGTGGCCTGCTCGATGTCGTTGGACGCGCCCGTGGTCGGCTCGTGGAACACCAGCTCCTCGGCGGAGCGGCCACCCAGCGCGAACACCAGCCGGGCGATCATCTCGGACCTGGTCATCAGGTCCTTGTCCTCCTCGGGCACGGACAGCGTGTGACCGCCGGTCCGGCCGCGGGCGAGGATGGTGACCTTGTAGACCGGGTCGATGTCCGGCATCGCCCACGCGGCCAGGGCGTGCCCGGCCTCGTGGTAGGCGGTGATCTTCTTCTCCTTCTCGGAGATGATCCGGCTCTTGCGGGCCGGACCGCCGATCACGCGGTCCACCGACTCCTCCAGCGCGCCGCCGGTGATGACGGTGCCGTTCTGGCGGGCGGTGAGCAGGGCGGCCTCGTTGATCACGTTGGCCAGGTCGGCGCCGGAGAAGCCCACGGTGCGCTTGGCCAGGCCGTCCAGGTCCACGTCCGGGCCCAACGGCTTGCCCTTGGCGTGCACGCGCAGGATCTGCTTGCGACCCTTCAGGTCCGGCGCGGACACCGGGATCTGCCGGTCGAAGCGGCCCGGGCGCAGCAGCGCCGGGTCCAGGATGTCGGGCCGGTTGGTCGCCGCGATCAGGATGATCCCGCCGCGCGAGTCGAAGCCGTCCATCTCGACCAGCAGCTGGTTGAGGGTCTGCTCGCGCTCGTCGTGGCCACCGCCGAGGCCGGCGCCGCGGTGGCGGCCGACCGCGTCGATCTCGTCGACGAAGATGATGCACGGCGCGTTCTGCTTGGCCTGCTCGAACAGGTCGCGCACGCGGGAGGCGCCGACACCGACGAACATCTCCACGAAGTCCGAGCCGGAGATCGAGTAGAACGGCACCCCGGCCTCACCGGCGACGGCACGCGCGAGCAGCGTCTTGCCGGTGCCGGGCGGGCCGTAGA
This DNA window, taken from Saccharothrix variisporea, encodes the following:
- the folP gene encoding dihydropteroate synthase yields the protein MGVLNVTPDSFSDGGRYLDLADAVAHGVAMHQRGADIVDVGGESTRPGAARVEPSVEAARVAPVIRELVAAGVPVSVDTMRAEVAAAALEAGASIVNDVSGGLADPSMASVVASARVPYVLMHWRGHSRQMDQLAVYDDVVRDVRDELCARVDAALAAGVSSDDIVLDPGLGFAKNASHNWQLLHRLDELLALGFPVLVGASRKRFLGSLLGGREPDGREDATAAVSTLAAFLGAWGVRVHDVDKSLDAVAVARAWRQGHG
- the folE gene encoding GTP cyclohydrolase I FolE, which encodes MDQAGPSVVNGGAGLARRPFDQKRAEAAVRELLLACGEDPDREGLMDTPARVARAYRELFAGLYTDPDSVLAKTFDESHEELVLVTDIPMFSFCEHHLLPFHGVAHVGYIPNEQGRVTGLSKLARLVDLYAKRPQVQERLTSQVADALVRRLEPRGVIVVVEAEHLCMGMRGVRKPGSRTTTSAVRGLLRTSASSRAEAIELIKGRTR
- the folB gene encoding dihydroneopterin aldolase, translating into MGDRISLRGLRVRGFHGVFEHEKRDGQDFLVDITAWLDLSRAAATDDLRETLHYGELAERAAAIVAGEPYDLIETVAGKIADEVMTDLRVRAVEVTVHKPSAPIPLTFADVSVTVRRTRD
- the folK gene encoding 2-amino-4-hydroxy-6-hydroxymethyldihydropteridine diphosphokinase → MTRAVLSIGSNMGDRLGYLRSAVAGFADSLVAVSPVYETAPWGVTDQDDFLNAVLIVSGSFGPWDLLRRGQALENASGRVRTLRWGPRTLDVDVVTVDDVVSEDPELLLPHPGAHERATVLVPWLDIDPDAVLPGHGRVADLVAGLDLTGVERRDDLSLTWR
- the ftsH gene encoding ATP-dependent zinc metalloprotease FtsH; the protein is MDRKRLLRNPLLWIVAVLLLYYVFSMLFDDTKGYTEVKTSQALQQIRDGKVKEATIEDKEQRLRLTLVDGANFEGHDRLITQFPASSTDEVFTILDQAGNKPTVATKVSQDSFFVQLLLYLVPLGLLLLLLMWMMNNAQGGGNRVLNFGKSKAKQLSKDMPKTTFADVAGAEEAVEELQEIKDFLQNPGRYQALGAKIPKGVLLYGPPGTGKTLLARAVAGEAGVPFYSISGSDFVEMFVGVGASRVRDLFEQAKQNAPCIIFVDEIDAVGRHRGAGLGGGHDEREQTLNQLLVEMDGFDSRGGIILIAATNRPDILDPALLRPGRFDRQIPVSAPDLKGRKQILRVHAKGKPLGPDVDLDGLAKRTVGFSGADLANVINEAALLTARQNGTVITGGALEESVDRVIGGPARKSRIISEKEKKITAYHEAGHALAAWAMPDIDPVYKVTILARGRTGGHTLSVPEEDKDLMTRSEMIARLVFALGGRSAEELVFHEPTTGASNDIEQATKIARAMVTEYGMSARLGAVKYGQEQGEPFLGRTAGRQADYSLEVAHEIDEEVRELIEAAHTEAYEVLNTYRDVLDALTLELIEKETLHQKDLERIFATVEKRPRITKFNDFGNRTPSNIPPVKTPAELAKERGEPWPPAIEDTIDQELPPAQDPVPTPPHGSNGYPYQPQPTHPSSGPPNYGAPPGWTPATVPGGQSPQWQPEPTEASDQRNFETDPDKGK